GCACGATGAGAAGGATGCCGATGGCGGTCGTTGTCATAAGGGCGGTTCCTCGCGTCCGACGAGTCGGATAAAGCGGCGGCTGAACGAGTACCCCGGCTGCTGAACGCGCGACGCACCCCTCTCCCGCACCACAAGCATACAAGCAAAATCCATGCCCAGCGTGGGACCCATTTGGCATTCGCGGGATGCCGCAAAGCTGAACATGGGGTCCTCTTTGCCGGCCGCGCGCGGACTTGCGGCGAACGTGCCCGTGAATGGCGTGGCGAGCCCGCGCCCGGAAACGCGTGTTGCGGAAATCCGATTTATTCCCGATTCAATTATATAAACGCGTTCATTTTTATCTCTGCGGCATAAAGCGAAAATAATCACAAATATTCAGCGCCAATTTCACCGGAGTGGACATACTCAACCCCTTCGCGAGCCGGAAAGAGAGCAAGGATGATTTCTGCGGCACACACGGTTTTGTCGGCATGCGTGGTTTCTCTGGGCGCATCCGCGCTGGGGTTGTGCGTGCTCGTCCCGATCAGCAGGCCGTTCGGTTTGCTGGATTATCCCGATGCGCGCAAGCGGCACGGTTTCGCCACTCCGCTCGTGGGCGGCTTGTCGATCTTCGTCGGGCTGCTGGCCGGCTGGATGTGGCTGGGGCAGGCGCAGCATTTCGACGATGTCGTGCTCGGCACGGCGTGCATGCTGGTGATGCTCGGCGCGATCGACGACAAATACGGGCTGCGCGTCAGCGTGCGCGTGGTCGTGCAGGTGCTTGCCGTCCTCATCGTGATCGCCACCACCGGCGTCTACGTGCATTCGCTCGGCAGGCTGCACGGCCACGAGTTGACGCTGGGCTGGCTCGGCATTCCATTCACGGTGTTCGCAGTCATCGGCCTGATCAACGCGTTCAACCTGATGGACGGCATCGATGGTCTGGCGGGCTGCCTGGCGCTGGTGGGTGCGGGCGCCGTGGCGCTGCTGGTGCCCTCGCGCCTGCCGTCGCCGATGGTGGTGATCGTGTTCCTGCTGGCCGCAGCGTTGTATCCGTTCCTGCTGGCCAATCTCGGCTTCCTCGGCCGCAAGGCGAAAGTATTCCTCGGTGACGCAGGCAGCGTGGTACTCGGCTATGTGATTGCATGGACGCTGATCGCGTTGAGCCAGGACGATCCGCGCCGGCTCTCGCCGGGACTCGTGTTGTGGTGCGTCGCGGTGCCCGTGATGGACACGCTGGCCGTGATGTACCGCAGGATGAAACGGGGCGAGTCACCTTTCACGCCGGATCGCACGCACATCCACCATCTCCTGATGGACGCCGGCCTCGGCCCGCGCCGCACCCTGATTTGCCTGGTCGCGTTCGCGGCCGTATTGCCTTTCGTGGGTGCGGTCATCCATGAACGCCTCGGCGCGATCGCGAACCTGATTGCGTTCACGCTCGCGGTGGTGGCCTGGATCGCCTTCACCGCGCGCCTGGAACGCCGGCAGGCCACGCGGCCGGAGCTGGCCGGCAGCGTCGTCGTGTCCATTCCGCGCAGGACGAATTCCTGACGGACGGCGGCGCGGCGACGGGCTACGCCGACGCCGCGGCCCGCAAGCGGCGGGTGCGCGGAAGCAGCCTTCGGTAAACGTCGAGCGTGCGGCGGATGATGATCTGCTCGTCGAACACGTCGAGTGCCTTGGCCCGCGCCGCGTTGCCGAGACGGGCCGCCAGTCCGGGTGAATCGAGCAGCCGCGCGATGGCGGCGGCCAACGCTTCGGCATCGCGCGGCGGGATCAGCAAGCCGTCCTTGCCGTCCGTCACCACCTCGCGGCAACCGGGCATGTCGGTGGTGATCAACGGCAATCCGCAAGCCGCGGCTTCGGTGAGGGAGGTGGGGATGCCTTCGCGGTAGTAGCTCGGCAGCGTCACGATGTCCACCGAGGCATAGAGTTCGCGCATGTCGCCGACGTGCCCGAGCCATTCGAGCACGCCCTCTTCCACCCACTCACGCAACGTCGCTTCCGGGACCGCCGCGGGATTGCCCGGATCGGGCGTTCCGGCAAGCAGGAAGCGCACGTTCCGGCCCTGCGCGCGCAGGATCCGCGCCGCCTGCGCGTATTCGGCAATGCCTTTTTCCCACAGCAAACGCGCGGCCAGCAGGACGCGCGCGGGTTGCGTGTCCGCGCCGTCGTTCCGCGCGGCACGCGGCGTGAACCGCGTGCAGTCCACCCCTGCACCGGGAATCAACCTCACGCGGCTGGATTCGATCAGCCTGAATTGTTCGAACGCCGCCTTGTCGTCGGGATTCTGTAGGATCAGGCGCGTATTGCGTCCGCGCAGCGCCGAGCGCAGCAGCGTGCGCACCGCCGGGCGCAAGATGCGCGCCTTGCGATCGTTGCTCGCGAACACGTAGCCCAGGCCGTCCACCGCGTTGATGCGCGCGGGCACGCCGGCCATGCGCGCGGCCAGCGATCCGTACACCGCGCTCTTGATGGTGAAGTTGTGCAGCAGCGCCGGCCGCTCGTGGCGCAGCAGCGCCGCCACCCGCAGCAGCAACGCCGTCTCGCGCAGCGGGTTCACGCTGCGCCGGTCCATTTGCAGCGGCAGCCAGCGCAGTCCCAGCGCGCGCAGGCGCGGGCCGTAATCGCCGGCAGGCGACAGCAGCAGCACGTCGTAGCCCTCGTCCTGCAGCGCCAGCGCGAGCGAGCGCCGGAAGTTGAAAAGGTACCAGTCGGTGTTGGCGAACAGGACGACTTTCGGCATGGCGCTCACGCTACGTCGCGCCGTGCGATGCCGCGCGCGTCGCGCCGCAGTGCGCGCGGACCTCGTGGATCACGTCCAGGAATTGCTGGAAGCTGCTCGCGACCGGCCCCGGCACCGGCCCGAACGGGCCGTCCTTCTGCCACGCACTGCCGGATCCGTAGATCCACACGTATTGCTTCGAGGTGTCGAATGCCGCCTGCAGGCGGTGCCTGAACTCCTCGGGGCTGAAGCGCGCGGACTTGTCCCTGGCAGTCGGGCCCAGCGGCCACAAGCCCGGCGCGATGCTGAAGCTGTTGTTCAGCGCATCGGGCGGCACGGCATCGCGGTAGCGTTCCACCGCGTCCCGCATGTACGGCGCGATCCGCTCCGCGTGCGCGCTGTACGTGAACTCGGTCCCGATCACCACGTGCGCCCAGGGAACCGACAGCAGGCCGCGCACGAAGGCGGTCGAGAGCTGGTAGCCACCATGATGCGTGCTGGCCCAATCGGCGGAGGACCGCTTCTCGTGCTCGGCTTCCCGCACCACGTCCGGCAACACGAACAAGGTCATGCCCGGATACGCGTCGTGCATCGCCTGCCCCATCTTGCGGCCTTCCGACTGGACCAGCTCGGCAAGTTCGGGGCCGCCCGCCGGGCCGCCCCAGGTCGGCTGGTACGGTTCCAGGTCCAGCGCCAGGCCCTTCAATCCCGCGTAGCGCGCCAGCGCCGCGGCGTGCGCGAGGTTCCGGGTCGTCTTCTCGTTCGCTTCGGCATCGTGCCAGTCGTGTCCGCGATACAACCCGATCTTGATGAAGTTGTCGGTGACGCCGTGTTGCGAATAGAGCGACTGGAACCTGCGCAGCAATTGCCATGTGCCGCTGTCGGGATTGGTGCCCACGTCGGTCTGCCAGTCCGTCGCGACGTAGTTGATCATGAAGCCCTGCACGCCGACGGTATCGCCCCAGTACGCGGCCTGCTGCGGGTTGGTCTGCTTGTGGATGTTGAGGCCCGCGGTCATCAGGAGCTTCGGGCACGCGGACCACGCGGGTGCCGCCGACAAGCTGCACGCGAGGAACGCACAACAACTCCAAACCCATCGCTGAAGTCGACGTTCCCTTGCGTGCGCATTCATGTGGCGATTCCGTGCAGGGCGGCAGGCCCGTGTTACTACCCGGCCGGTGCCGCGTAAAGGGACGGCGCATTCGCGTTCAGCGCCGCGCAAGCCTGCGCACAGCAACGGTTCAGCGGCCCGGCAGGTAGCCGTAACGCGGCAGGCTTTCGGCAAGCACCGCTTCCAGCAGCGCCTGTTGTTGCGGGCTCAGGTTCTCGCGCCACTTGTCGCCGGTCGCGTGCAGCCGCTTGCGCCGGATCGACGCCTCGAACGGCGCCGGCCAGTCGAGTTCGCAAAAGTCCGCGACATTCCTGAACGTGGCCACCGGATCGCCGATGAAATCCTCGTAGCGGACGTGCATGAGGCTGCTCGCCGGCATGTCCATGGCGGCCTTGTCCATGGCCAGCATCAGGAGCTTCCACTGGATGCCGGCCAGCGCGACGAACGATTTGCCGCAGCGTTCCCATTCGGCGCGCTGCAGCGGATCGAGTTCGCCGAAACCCCATTGCGGCGGCCCTTCCCATCCGCGCCAGAACGACACCGCGAGCAGGGAACTCGCGACGGAGCGGCCGTCGCGATAGACGTGGATGAATTTCGCGTGCGGGAACAATTCGCGCAAGAAGCCCAGCCGCGGCCAACCGGTGATCTTGATCAGCACGCGGCGCCGCCGCGGCGTCGCGAGTTGCGCGAGCGCGGGCGGAATCCTGCGCCGGTGCATGGGCGTGACGTCGGACGCCAGCAAATCCCGGCACGGCCGCGCGAAGCCGCGGCAGTAGTAATCCCAGAATTGGTAGCGCTCGCCCGGCCGCAAGTAGCGGGTGAGGAGTTTCCCGATCCATGGCCACTGCGACACGTGCAGCAACGCCCGGTTCAAACCGGGATGCGCCGGGAACTTGTCGCACAGCGGCGACTGCCAGGCGACGTGCGGGTGTTCGCAGAACATGCGATGGAACACCGTCGAGCCGCTGCGGCCAGCGCCGACGATGAAGATCGGCCGGTCGACCGGCGGTTCGGTTTGCCGGGCATGCCGTTCGGCCATGTTGGCACTCCTTGATCCTGGGGACGCGTTCCGGATCCCGTCCGGTGGTGTGGCTGTTCCATCGATCCCGCGAAGTGTCGCTGCGATGAGCCAAACGACCCGCGAGCCTAGCGCGCCGCAGATGACGCGCGGCCGAATGGCGGCGGCACGGTGAGGCGGGTGTTCAGCAAGGCAGGATCATCGTAGATCGATCATTGTGCGGAAGTGCGCACGCCGTTCACCCGAAGGAAGACGTCATGTGCGGCATTGCCGGATTCTGGGATGTGCGCCGGCATCTCGATGCCGGCGATGGCGCCGCCGCCGTCGATGCCATGACGCGCGCGATTCGCCATCGCGGGCCCGACGACAGCGGTACGTGGCGCGACGCGGATGCGGGCCTGTGGCTGGGCCATCGCCGCTTGTCGGTGATCGACCTGTCGCCGGAAGGCCGACAGCCGATGCTGTCCGCCAGCGGCCGTTACGTCATCGTGTTCAACGGCGAGGTGTACAACCACCGCCGGCTGCGTCCGGAACTGGAGGCCGCCGGCGCGCGTTTCCGCGGGCACTCCGACACCGAGGTGATGCTGGCGGCGATCGAGCAATGGGGACTCGAGGGCGCGGTGCGGAAATTCATCGGCATGTTCGCGTTCGCGTTGTGGGACCGCGGGACGCGGACGCTGGCGCTGGTGCGCGACCGCCTCGGCATCAAGCCGCTCTATTACGGCCGCGCCGGCTCGATGTTCGCGTTCGGCTCCGAGTTGAAGGCGATCGCGGCGCTGCCGGGCTTCGACGGGCGCATCGATCGCGGCGCGCTGTGCCTGCTGCTGCGCCACAACTACATTCCCCAGCCGTGTTCGATCTACGAAGGCATTTTCAAGTTGCCGCCCGGCGCGATATTGCGCATGGACGCCGCCGACGTCGCGAACGCCGCTGCGGTCGCGGCGTTGCCGCAGCGCGTGCACAGATACTGGTCGATCGCGGACATCGCGGCGGGCGGACGCGATGCGCTGCCGGATGCGGAAGCGGTCGATGAACTGGATCGCCTGCTGCGCGATGCGATCGCGCTGCGCATGGAAGCGGACGTTCCGCTCGGCGCATTCCTGTCGGGCGGCGTCGATTCCTCTACCGTCGTGGCCTTGATGCAGGCGCAATCGGCGCGTCCGGTGCGGACGTTTTCGATCGGCTTCCACGAGCAGGACCACGACGAAGCGAAGTTCGCGAAAGAGGTGGCGGCGCACCTCGGCACCGACCACAACGAACTCTACGTCACCGCGCAGGATGCGCTGGACGTGATCCCGATGCTGCCCACGATGTTCGACGAGCCGTTCTCCGATTCGTCGCAGATACCGACGTACCTGGTGTCGAAGCTGGCGCGCAGCCAGGTCACGGTGTCGTTGTCGGGCGATGGCGGCGACGAATTGTTCGCCGGGTACAGCCGCTATGCCTGGGCGATGCGGGTGGGGCGCTGGCTGGACGCGGTTCCGGGGCCGTTGCGCGCCCGCTTCGCGCGTTCGCTGCGCGCGCGCCCGGGCCTGTACGAAGCCTTCTTCCGCGGCGCCAATCGCGGCCTGCCCGCACGGCTGCGGATCAGGAACCCCGGCACCAAGACCGGGCTGTTGGGGCGCATGCTGCAGGCGCCCACCGTCGATGCGCGCTACCAGTTGCTGGTGTCGCACTGGTTCGAGCCGGAATCGATCGTGTTGCGGTCGGCGGAGCCGCCCATCGAGCTGAGTGATTTCGCGCACTGGCCGGACGTGCGCGATCCGGTCGAGCGGATGATGTACAGCGACCTGATCGGCTACCTGCCGGACGACATCCTGGTGAAGGTGGATCGCGCCAGCATGGCAGTCAGCCTCGAAGCGCGCGTGCCGTTGCTGGACCACCGCGTGGTGGAACACGCGTGGCGGACGCCGCTCAAGCAGAAGCTGCGCGATGGCCAAGCCAAGTGGCTGCTGCGCCAGGTGCTGTACCGGTACGTGCCGCGCGGATTGATCGATCGCCCCAAGAAAGGCTTCAGCGTACCCATCGATCGCTGGTTGCGGGGGCCGCTGCGCGACTGGACGGAAGCGCTGCTCGACGAGCGGCGGCTGCGCGAGGATGGCTACTTCGATCCGGCGCCGATCCGCAGGATGTGGAATGACCATGTCGCCGGGCGCGTGCGCGAACACCACCGCCTGTGGGACGTGCTGATGTTCCAGTCCTGGCTGGAGCAAAGCCGCAGCAGCGGCGCCACCCGCGAAGCCCTGGCTTACGCGTGATCGAATGCCTCGCGTGGCGCCGCACGCCGTTCGCGCCATGCATCGACGTTGATCGCGAGCAGCCGTTCCAGGTCGTCGAGGTCGGCGGCGAAGCGCTCGGCGAGGTATGCGCGCGTGCGCGGATGCATCGCCGGTTGCGCAGCCGCGTCGCGCGAGCGTCCGTACACCAGGTTCGACAGGCCCATGCGTTTGCCGGCGTTGACGATCTGGTGCAAGCCGCTGCGGCGCAGCGTGGCCGCGGTCCGGCGCGTCACCTGCGCCAGCAGCAGATTGCGTGGCAGGCTGCCCGAGTTGACCCTGGCCGATGGCAACGCCTCCGCGTCCGCATCCGGCAGGCCGAAAGCCGCGTTGACCTGCCGCACGTATTCCGTCTGGCGCTTCTTGAGATCGTTGTAAAAGGTGATGCGGACGGCATCGCGGCCGAATGCGTCCAGCCAGCACGCAAGGTGCTTGGCGTACAGGCTCGCTTCGATGATCGCCGGGATGTCGCGCACGGCGGCGTCGAAGTCCAGGGTGGTGGCGCCATACTGGCGCAGGTGCATGTAATGCGACCAGGCCCTGTCGATGGGATGCCGGAGCGTCGCCAGCAGAACCGGATGGCGCAGGCGCTTGCGCACACGCGCGATGGCCGCGTGGTTGGGGAACAGCGTGGGCGAGACGTCCACGATGCGCCGGTGCTGCGCCGGGTCGTAATGCCGGAAATGGCTTTGGTACCAGTCTTCGCCCTTGCCGTAGTTCTCGGCGAAGTAGAACGTCTCCTTGACGCCCCTGGGCAGGCACACGTCCGCCCGCGACGAGAGGTATTCATGCAGCCAGGTGGATCCGGTGCGCATCGGACCAATCACCAGCCCGGTCGGAAATGGTTTGTCGAACTCCGCCATTTCGCAGATTCCATTTCAGGAGACGGAAGCGCCGAACGCGATGCGCGATGGGCGATTCGTGCCGGGAAATCCGCCCGCCGCGGCTGCGGGTTCGCGGATGCATCCACGTGCGCCGCAGGCGCGGGAAACAGCGAGGATGCACGGCCCCGGGTGAATGCGTCCTGATCTTCGCGCGTTCATCTGTTCAAAAGCGTTGCGTCCGCAGCGCCTGCTGCAGACGGTGGTAGTAAAAGCGCGTGTAGGCCATCACGAAAGCGCGCGTTGCCGCGGGCGCCCGGCGCGCCAGCTTGACGGCGTGGAACCTGCGCATGGCCAGTTCCTCGTCCAGGAAATAGTTCAAAAGCGTGTCATCGAGCCGCGCGGGTGTGAGCGACTCGTAGGCGGCGCGCAGCCGATGCCGGTCGAAGCGGGTCCAGAGGCGCAGTCCGCTGCGCCGGCCGCGGATCATCAGCAGGGAGATCATGAAGCGTGCGAAATCTTCCTCGGGATGGCCGCTCCATACATGGTGCGGATCGAAGAAGCACCAGGCATCGCGGGCGCGGTCGAAGCGGAAGTTGCGGGCTTCGAAGCCCGTGACGACGAGCGTCCGCCGGCGCTGCGCCATGCGCTCGAGCACGGCCGGCGACGGCGCGAGGAAGCCATCGCGCCGGTAGTCCTTCACGGGATGACCCGCCGGATCGCCGTGATGCAGGCGCGCCAGCAGGCGCATCGCGCTCCGCAGGGCGGCGTCGTGCCGTTCGGCCGAAGCGCGGCTGATCAGCAGGCTGCGCAGGTCGGGACCGCTCAGGAACGGATAGACGATGCAGGCCCGGTCGAGGCCCTCGGGGTGGCACACCGCTTCGTCGAGCCCGTGCAGGAAGCACATGTTGGTGTATTCGCGCAGGCTGGTGGCGATGCACGCGGGGTCGACGAGGTCGCGCTGCGGATCGTCGCTTCTGCGGGTGATCTTGTAGAACCGGCCGGATGCCGCCGCGACCCACGATTCCCTGCGGCGCGCGAATCGCAAGGCGAGGATCGGGTCGAGCGGGGGCGCCTGGGTAATCATTCGCGTGTCATGGAGTCGGCCGCGTTCGAACGCATCACGCCAGTCCGGTCGCCAGCGATTCGATGTCGCTTCCCGCGGCGACCCGGTTTTCGACCACGAAGCGTCCGCGCTCGAGGCGGAACAGGCTCGATTGTTCGGCGGGCCGGTTTTCGACCAGCGCCAGCCTGCCGTTTTCCTTCAGTGCCGCCCTGAAGTTCCGCAGCGCCGCGGCCAGCCGCGAATCCGCGAAGTAATCGCGGTTGAGGATGTTCGCGGCGATCACGAGGTCGGCCTTCTCGTGCGGCCAGGCCTCGAAAATGTCGTAGCGTTCCAGGCGTATGTCGTCGCCGAGCTTCGGCAACAGCGCGCGGTTCACCAGCGGCACCTTGCGCACGTCACGGCATTTCGCCATGTCGAAGCCCGCGAACAGGTTCCTCACGATGCCGGATTGCGCACGGGATGCGTCGCCGGTTTCGTTGTAGATGACGACGAAACGGTTGGCGAACATGAAAGGCGTGCCCTGCTCGTCGCAAAAGAACACGCCTTTCCGGGTAGTGCAGGCGCTGGCGGTGATGTGGCGGTCGGTCACGTAGTAGCGCCCGAAGCGCACCGCGCGCATCACGCTGAGCGAGGTACTGCCGTCGGATGCGCCGACGTCGACGATCACCGCGCCCGGCGGCAGCCCGGCGGCCGCGAGTTGGCGCGTGGTTGCGGGAAAGCGGTCGGACCAGGTGGTCTTGAAGACGCCGTCGATCTTCATCCTGACGAGGATTTCGTTGGCGTCGCTGTCGCTGATGCGGTCGTCCAGCAGGCCGCGCGGGTCGGGGCAGCCGCGCTGCAGGTTAGGCCAGATCTTCCTGCACAAGTTGCGGTTCAGCCTTATGGGTCTGCGCATGGGTTCGTCACCAGTTCCCGATAGAGTTCCACGAAGCGGTGCGCGATGGCCGTGCGGGCAAAGCGTTCGACGATGCGCGCGCGCGCCCGCGAACCCAGGGCCTGGCGTTCGGCGGACGTCAGCGCCGCGAGCCGTGCCCAGCCCCGGCACAGCGCGGCCGCGTCGCGCGGCGGCACCACCACGCCGGTTTCGCCGATGATCAGGGCCGCATCGCCGACGTCGGTCGCCACGCAGGGCGTGCCGCAGGCCATCGCCTCGGCGAGGGCGTTGGGAAAGGCTTCGCCGCGCGAAGACAATGTCGCGATGTCGAAGGCGGCGTCCAGCGCGGGAACGTCCGCGCGCCTGCCGCACAGGCGCACGTTGGGGCGCAGCCCGAGCCGCTCGATCGACGCGAGCAACGCGGGGTTGTCGTCCGATGCGCCTTCGCCGACCAGCACGAACACCGTGCCCGGATGTTGCGGAAGAAAACGCGCCGCCGCTTCGAGGAAATTGTCGTGGTCCTTGGTGGGATGCACGCGCGCGACCATCCCGATCACCAGCGCGCCGGCTTCGATGCCGAGTTCGCGCCGCACCCGCGCGCGCGCGGCGGGATCGGGCTTGAGCCGGTCGGTGTCGTAACCGTTCGGGATCACCAGCGCGCGCCGCGCGGAAAAGCCGAATTGCGCGTGCTGTTTCGCCGCGAGCGCCGACACGTAGCGGATGCGGATGGGCGAGCGCGACAGCCACGCATTGGCGCGGATCACCATGCGGGTCTTGCGCTTGTCGCTCGCAAGGTCGCTGAGCGAATGATGGATGCCCCAGATCACCGGCGTGCGCAGGCCGGTCATCGCCAGCGAAGTCACGAGGTTGGCGTGGTACATCCAGGCGTGGATCACGTCCGGCTGGTTGCGGCGCAGGACTTCCCGCAGTCGCAACACGTCGGCCGGCGTGGCGCGCCCGGGGTTCATGTCGAGGTGCGACAGCGGAGCCAGATCCGCGACGCGTGTACTGAGCGCGCTCGGTCCGCGCAGCGCCACCACGGTGTTTTCCGGCTCGCGCAGCGCTTCCAGCAGCCCGCACAGCGCCAGCTCCGCGCCGCCGGTTTCGAGGCCGGTGATGACGTGGCACACCTTCATCATGCGCCACCCGCGCGCGTGGCGGCATGCATCCGTGGGCGTTCGCCGCTCCCGGCGTCCGGCGACATGCCGATGCCGTCCGCGGCGAGCGCATCG
The genomic region above belongs to Rhodanobacteraceae bacterium and contains:
- a CDS encoding Undecaprenyl-phosphate alpha-N-acetylglucosaminyl 1-phosphate transferase; amino-acid sequence: MISAAHTVLSACVVSLGASALGLCVLVPISRPFGLLDYPDARKRHGFATPLVGGLSIFVGLLAGWMWLGQAQHFDDVVLGTACMLVMLGAIDDKYGLRVSVRVVVQVLAVLIVIATTGVYVHSLGRLHGHELTLGWLGIPFTVFAVIGLINAFNLMDGIDGLAGCLALVGAGAVALLVPSRLPSPMVVIVFLLAAALYPFLLANLGFLGRKAKVFLGDAGSVVLGYVIAWTLIALSQDDPRRLSPGLVLWCVAVPVMDTLAVMYRRMKRGESPFTPDRTHIHHLLMDAGLGPRRTLICLVAFAAVLPFVGAVIHERLGAIANLIAFTLAVVAWIAFTARLERRQATRPELAGSVVVSIPRRTNS
- a CDS encoding glycosyltransferase family 4 protein, coding for MPKVVLFANTDWYLFNFRRSLALALQDEGYDVLLLSPAGDYGPRLRALGLRWLPLQMDRRSVNPLRETALLLRVAALLRHERPALLHNFTIKSAVYGSLAARMAGVPARINAVDGLGYVFASNDRKARILRPAVRTLLRSALRGRNTRLILQNPDDKAAFEQFRLIESSRVRLIPGAGVDCTRFTPRAARNDGADTQPARVLLAARLLWEKGIAEYAQAARILRAQGRNVRFLLAGTPDPGNPAAVPEATLREWVEEGVLEWLGHVGDMRELYASVDIVTLPSYYREGIPTSLTEAAACGLPLITTDMPGCREVVTDGKDGLLIPPRDAEALAAAIARLLDSPGLAARLGNAARAKALDVFDEQIIIRRTLDVYRRLLPRTRRLRAAASA
- a CDS encoding Asparagine synthetase [glutamine-hydrolyzing]; amino-acid sequence: MCGIAGFWDVRRHLDAGDGAAAVDAMTRAIRHRGPDDSGTWRDADAGLWLGHRRLSVIDLSPEGRQPMLSASGRYVIVFNGEVYNHRRLRPELEAAGARFRGHSDTEVMLAAIEQWGLEGAVRKFIGMFAFALWDRGTRTLALVRDRLGIKPLYYGRAGSMFAFGSELKAIAALPGFDGRIDRGALCLLLRHNYIPQPCSIYEGIFKLPPGAILRMDAADVANAAAVAALPQRVHRYWSIADIAAGGRDALPDAEAVDELDRLLRDAIALRMEADVPLGAFLSGGVDSSTVVALMQAQSARPVRTFSIGFHEQDHDEAKFAKEVAAHLGTDHNELYVTAQDALDVIPMLPTMFDEPFSDSSQIPTYLVSKLARSQVTVSLSGDGGDELFAGYSRYAWAMRVGRWLDAVPGPLRARFARSLRARPGLYEAFFRGANRGLPARLRIRNPGTKTGLLGRMLQAPTVDARYQLLVSHWFEPESIVLRSAEPPIELSDFAHWPDVRDPVERMMYSDLIGYLPDDILVKVDRASMAVSLEARVPLLDHRVVEHAWRTPLKQKLRDGQAKWLLRQVLYRYVPRGLIDRPKKGFSVPIDRWLRGPLRDWTEALLDERRLREDGYFDPAPIRRMWNDHVAGRVREHHRLWDVLMFQSWLEQSRSSGATREALAYA
- a CDS encoding Glycosyltransferase, which translates into the protein MMKVCHVITGLETGGAELALCGLLEALREPENTVVALRGPSALSTRVADLAPLSHLDMNPGRATPADVLRLREVLRRNQPDVIHAWMYHANLVTSLAMTGLRTPVIWGIHHSLSDLASDKRKTRMVIRANAWLSRSPIRIRYVSALAAKQHAQFGFSARRALVIPNGYDTDRLKPDPAARARVRRELGIEAGALVIGMVARVHPTKDHDNFLEAAARFLPQHPGTVFVLVGEGASDDNPALLASIERLGLRPNVRLCGRRADVPALDAAFDIATLSSRGEAFPNALAEAMACGTPCVATDVGDAALIIGETGVVVPPRDAAALCRGWARLAALTSAERQALGSRARARIVERFARTAIAHRFVELYRELVTNPCADP